The DNA segment ACTCAGAAAATAtaagttattgttgttgttgtcatgttATAGCCTTGttaaatgtatcttttaattaaaatctaaaatgttaTGCCCTCAATTTGTGTCAATTTCcccctgtggtattgaaaatgcTATGGAATATTGATATTCTGTGGCTGTGTTGGCTCAGTgcgtagagcaggcgcacatatacataAAGGTTTATGCCTTAACGCAGAGGTCTAGGGTTCAAGTCCGatctgtgatgatttcctgcatgtccttcccctctctctccccattcttacctagctgtcctgtccattaaaggtggaaaaggacaaaaaattaTCTTGAAAAAGAATATCAATATTCTTTAAGGTTCTGTATCAAAATTAGGAATTCCGTGTATTGTGACACCACTAGTATCAATctgtcaacattttttatttgttcgTAAAAGCGTCAACCCTGTGAACATTGCTCAgattacacacatacatgaagAGACCGTTAAGACgcagtattaaaataaatgtattgtaatgtaaagTTAGAGTAAGTGGACAGTGTTCTATTAGCATGCTATTATTTAACAAGccatgaagttaaaaaaaaaagcgtgtCAATGTAACTCACCGAACAGTGTATAGTCCACATCCAGGACCAGAAGACCCTTGCCTTCTCTGGGAGGGTTCATCTCCTCCACCTTATAGTCTTTCACTCTGCGGGCGATCTTAGCCAGGTTCTCCTCtctagacacataaaacatctGTTTCTCAGACACGCACGGATATATTTGCTCATGCCCCCTCATACATTTCATCTTGCCTCTGTATAGCCACAGACACATACAAATCACATCAAAATATCTAACCTGTTCTCCACTTCAATGACCTCGTCCTCAATGTCAAAATCATTGACCACGTCATCGTTCTCTGGGGGAGGGGCTAGAACCTCTtcctgaacaaaacaaaacacatgcacagataaATTGTACCAGCCAGCCAAGGGGAAAATTTAACACAAGACAGTAAATAAGCAAAAAGTAAGACTTTACAAACCAATCAGCTAGTTACACAAAAATGACAACACTGTAGTCAACAGCTAGATCCTCACTTAACCAACCACTTATTGACCAGTTGATAAAGCTAGTTAGTGACCCAAAGTCTTAAGTAACAAGTAAGAAAATATCTTTATAATGTTACTCTTTTAATAAATATCATGTTCTGGTTGTACTGCAAATTAGCTGGTCATTCAGGCACTTAGCCTGCGGGCTGGACAACTACTCCTGAGTTCCAACCAGATGCATTTGGACTCTCTCTATCACCCTGCCACGTACCAGGCTCTCCTCTCTGGTACCCATCATCATGATCTTAGTGTTAGGCTTCAGCTTCAGAGAGCCCAGCTTAACCTCATCCTCTGCAGGTTTACCTGGAAGCAGGAATAAAGAGATAAAGAACAGGACAAAAGAGAGATCAATTTATCTGCAAACCTTACATGCaattacaaaaaatagaaataatgtgTATATACTACAGACAGGTGAAGAAACTTGAAACTCAAGCAGTTAACAGACTGGGAAATGGACATGTttgttcatgtaaaaaaaagatatttttttccaatcaggagttttattttgcatatagTTAACCATAATGCAAAGGCACAAAGGGAAATAAAGTCCGGATATCTTGTCCACCTTGGTTTGGGTATCATATGGCATCATTTACACTAGCTCCACCCCATAAAACGCACTTATGACCACTGATGCCTTCTCACCTTTGACCTTGAGTCCCAgcagtttctgtctctctggcaGCACCCCAGTCAAGGTCTTAATGGACTGTTTCAGGTCCATCACTGTGTCCTCCTCAGACAGAGAACTGATGGAGTACTCCTGACCTCCCCACTTTATGATCACTGATACTGACATGGCACACACAGGCTCTTCACAGACATAAACACACTCGGCTGCAGCTGGAGTCACGTGTGCACGCGCACAGACGAGTGCACACTTTCAAGAAAATATTTCCAGCTACAGTAAGAAACACGCACACGTACACCttacagagagaggggaataTGCAAAATAACAGGAGAAGTGTCAGGATGCCACGTTGTAACTGGCTGTAGCTTGAGCAAAACATACAAAGTAGCTAATAATGAAACACAACAAGCAAAACATAACATCACTTTTGTTAAGCATGTTTAGTTTGGGCTGGCTAATTTAATACCCAACGGCCAAATGCCATCTAATCAGAGCAGACCCTTCGACAGTGTTCCTGATGTTGATATTTTTAGCATTAAATGGCTAACACTGACTAGCAACAATGTAAACACGCGAGGTAACGAGCCAAGTAGCTAGCATTTGCTGACTAAGCTATACGGTTTGGGTATCCTTACTTTGTAGCAAAAGCTAGCATGTAATGCTAGGCAAACACTGTCAAATTTCGTCGGGaagttgaatgaatgaatgaagtttCCCGTTCAGTTTCATTCATCGAGCGGCGCACATACACAGGCGGCGCACACTGTTCTTCCTGGCGTCCCGAATCCTGCCGGTAGTGACGTAGAAAAAAAAGCTGCGTTACCATAGTGACCATATTTCACCAGATTAACACACAATCGTCTGATAATAGTTTCCACCATGTATAGAGCTTCTATATCTATTGTTTTCACTTACTTCATAGCTTACTTAAATGTAATCTAGTGAgacaagaaaagaagaaaaaataaagaaaacaaagttgTAGACAAGTATAATCAACATTAAGCGTGGTTTATTTATATGCTTCCGACTTTATCTCTGATCCCAATGTGAAACCTATGTGTGAAACAGACAAGTTCTTGTGTTTGCCCTCTCAATGGATCCTGTAACGTTAGCCTATCATTATGTCAGAAATCAGATAATGTGATGAATGTTGAGTGATGCTGAGTGTATAATCCTGGGGAAATAAAGTGATTtgaattttgattgttggtcaAACCAATGTGGGCACTTAGGCCTTGTTTAGCAGGCCTAGGCTACTGGCATCCAGATTTTATTCAGGTTGATTTCAGAAAGTCTGGACAGCAAAGGAACACatgaaatgtgaatatttacaAATTGGATCAGAACCACACACGGAGGTGGTATTGAAGTGTGAATCCAATC comes from the Etheostoma spectabile isolate EspeVRDwgs_2016 chromosome 13, UIUC_Espe_1.0, whole genome shotgun sequence genome and includes:
- the ublcp1 gene encoding ubiquitin-like domain-containing CTD phosphatase 1 isoform X2, which codes for MSVSVIIKWGGQEYSISSLSEEDTVMDLKQSIKTLTGVLPERQKLLGLKVKGKPAEDEVKLGSLKLKPNTKIMMMGTREESLEEVLAPPPENDDVVNDFDIEDEVIEVENREENLAKIARRVKDYKVEEMNPPREGKGLLVLDVDYTLFDHKSCAETGQELMRPYLHEFLTSAYEDYDIVIWSATSMKWIDAKMKVKPLGVIWGKYGEFYNRKNTIMFDDIGRNFLMNPQNGLKIRPFMKAHLNREKDRELYKLAQYLKEIAKLDDFSGLNHKHWERYLSKRQHH